The Gemmatimonadaceae bacterium genome window below encodes:
- a CDS encoding DUF4349 domain-containing protein — MTRSVFRPAFAVVVVLAAAGCHIAQRAGAPVLGPGASVAPAGVGSIRLEPAQRMLVRRGDLSEEVEDLTPPVVRTRSLTESLGGYIASESRDERRVSVSMRVPEPKLDVALDSLSQLGTVKSRKVSSQDVTEESIDVEARITSLSTERDQLRTLLEKAVNMSDVFTLERELARVQGDIDSLEHRLDHLKNTSALAELNAEFSKKREPGPISVFFSAIGRGIGRLFVK, encoded by the coding sequence ATGACTCGTTCCGTGTTTCGCCCCGCGTTCGCTGTCGTAGTGGTACTCGCTGCCGCCGGATGTCATATCGCCCAACGCGCCGGAGCGCCCGTGCTGGGACCCGGCGCCTCGGTCGCCCCGGCAGGGGTGGGCTCGATTCGCCTGGAGCCGGCGCAACGCATGCTCGTCAGACGTGGTGATCTCTCCGAGGAAGTGGAGGACCTCACGCCGCCGGTCGTTCGTACCCGCAGCCTCACGGAATCGCTCGGCGGCTACATCGCCAGCGAGTCGCGGGACGAGCGACGGGTCAGTGTCTCGATGCGAGTGCCGGAGCCCAAGCTCGATGTCGCGCTCGATTCACTCTCGCAGCTCGGCACGGTGAAGTCGCGTAAGGTGTCGTCCCAGGACGTCACCGAGGAGTCGATCGACGTCGAGGCCCGCATCACGAGTCTGTCCACCGAACGCGATCAGCTCCGGACATTGCTCGAGAAAGCCGTCAATATGAGCGACGTGTTCACGCTCGAGCGCGAGCTTGCGCGGGTGCAGGGGGACATCGACAGCCTCGAGCACCGGCTCGATCATCTGAAGAACACATCGGCGCTCGCGGAGCTGAACGCGGAGTTCAGCAAGAAGCGTGAGCCCGGCCCGATATCGGTGTTTTTCAGCGCGATCGGGCGAGGGATCGGGCGGTTGTTCGTCAAGTGA
- a CDS encoding fused MFS/spermidine synthase yields MPKTVAKHAVTRFEPPVAGVAPARPLGALLALFVLSGIAALIYEIVWFQLLELVIGSSAISLAVLLSTYMGGMCVGSLLLPRLTKLRVIHPFRLYAFLELGIGACGLFVLAVVPLVSGVYSAIAGHGPFAILIRAVVCAICLLPPTVLMGATLPAASRAVAATPDGVAWIGFLYGGNTVGAVFGSILAGFYLLRVYDLTITTLAALAINLIVAGVGFGVAKRTGVPPLEPTGRRASGTTRNTAIYLVIGLSGAAALGAEVVWTRLLSLMLGATTYTFSMILGVFLSGLGIGSAFGAAIGRSVARPRLALGACQLLQVLAILFAAAMIGSALPYWPINPALAPSPWYTFQLDLTRCIWVVLPAACLWGASFPLALASAAHDGGDAAQFVGAVYAANTVGGIVGALGFSLVLVPVLGTQDAQRWLVALAALAALAVFVTSLGGRARIGMVTAAVTLAVLASVATPSVPGLLVAYGRYMVTWLGQVDVRYVGEGMNSSVAVTTLTSSGATQFHVSGKVEASTLPQDMRLQRMLAHLPALVHPHPASVLVVGFGAGVTAGSFVPYPDVERLTICEIEPLIPRVVSGYFTHQNNDVLNDKRTTMVYDDARSFILTTHDKFDVITSDPIHPWVKGAASLYTREYFEAVKRHLNPGGVVTQWVPLYESTPDAVKSEIATFLAVFPYGTVWANNFNGGGYDLVLLAQNQTTRIDIAALAARFGNPRYAGVAASLGEVGFDSPIALFSTYAGDGSTLKPWLEGAAINRDRNLRLQYLAAVGLNSYRSEAIYTQLASYRVFPDSLFVADDAWKDRLRAVMR; encoded by the coding sequence ATGCCGAAGACAGTTGCCAAGCACGCTGTCACCCGATTCGAGCCGCCCGTTGCCGGCGTCGCTCCCGCGCGACCACTCGGCGCTCTGCTCGCGCTCTTCGTCCTGAGCGGCATCGCGGCGCTCATCTACGAGATCGTCTGGTTTCAACTTCTCGAGCTGGTGATCGGCTCCTCGGCGATCTCGCTCGCGGTACTGCTCTCCACGTACATGGGCGGGATGTGCGTCGGCAGTCTGCTTCTGCCGCGCCTAACGAAATTGCGCGTCATCCACCCGTTTCGTCTCTATGCGTTCCTCGAGCTCGGGATCGGTGCATGTGGACTCTTCGTGCTCGCGGTGGTGCCGCTGGTGAGCGGTGTGTACTCGGCGATCGCCGGCCATGGGCCGTTCGCGATCCTGATTCGGGCCGTAGTGTGCGCCATATGCCTTCTTCCACCGACGGTGCTCATGGGCGCGACGCTGCCGGCGGCGTCGCGCGCCGTGGCCGCGACCCCTGACGGCGTCGCCTGGATTGGCTTTCTGTACGGCGGGAACACCGTCGGCGCGGTATTCGGCAGCATCCTCGCCGGCTTCTATCTCCTGCGCGTGTACGATCTCACGATCACGACGCTCGCCGCGCTCGCGATCAATCTCATCGTCGCGGGGGTCGGGTTCGGCGTCGCGAAGCGAACGGGCGTGCCGCCGCTGGAGCCAACCGGGCGCCGCGCGTCAGGCACCACGCGGAATACTGCGATCTATCTCGTCATTGGCCTCTCGGGAGCGGCTGCCCTCGGCGCGGAAGTCGTGTGGACGCGACTGCTGTCCCTGATGCTTGGCGCGACGACGTACACCTTCTCGATGATCCTCGGCGTCTTCCTGTCGGGGCTCGGTATCGGCAGCGCGTTCGGCGCGGCCATCGGCCGTTCGGTCGCGCGACCGCGTCTCGCTTTGGGCGCGTGCCAGCTGCTTCAGGTGCTTGCGATCCTCTTCGCGGCGGCGATGATCGGGAGCGCACTTCCGTACTGGCCGATCAATCCCGCGCTCGCGCCAAGTCCCTGGTACACGTTTCAACTGGACCTGACGAGGTGTATCTGGGTTGTCCTACCCGCGGCATGTCTCTGGGGGGCGAGCTTCCCGCTTGCGCTCGCGTCGGCGGCACACGATGGCGGCGACGCCGCGCAGTTCGTCGGCGCCGTGTACGCGGCGAATACGGTCGGCGGCATCGTCGGTGCGCTCGGGTTCAGCCTGGTGCTCGTACCGGTGCTGGGAACTCAGGACGCGCAGCGATGGCTCGTCGCGCTGGCGGCGTTGGCGGCGCTGGCCGTATTCGTTACGTCGTTAGGCGGGCGCGCTCGTATCGGGATGGTGACGGCGGCGGTGACGCTGGCCGTGCTGGCCAGTGTCGCCACGCCGAGCGTCCCGGGACTGCTCGTCGCGTACGGGCGGTACATGGTGACGTGGCTGGGTCAGGTGGACGTGCGCTATGTTGGCGAGGGAATGAACTCGAGCGTCGCGGTGACGACGCTCACGTCCAGCGGTGCGACGCAATTCCACGTCAGCGGCAAGGTCGAGGCGTCGACGCTGCCGCAGGACATGCGACTGCAACGGATGCTGGCGCACCTGCCCGCGCTCGTGCACCCGCATCCGGCGTCGGTGCTCGTCGTCGGCTTCGGTGCCGGCGTGACGGCCGGCTCCTTCGTGCCGTATCCCGACGTCGAGCGCCTAACGATCTGCGAGATCGAGCCGCTCATTCCGCGTGTCGTCTCGGGCTATTTCACGCACCAGAACAACGACGTGCTTAATGACAAGCGCACGACGATGGTCTATGATGACGCGCGCAGCTTCATTCTCACGACGCACGACAAATTCGACGTCATCACCTCGGATCCGATTCACCCGTGGGTCAAGGGCGCGGCGTCGCTCTACACGCGCGAGTATTTCGAGGCCGTAAAGCGGCACCTCAACCCGGGCGGCGTCGTGACCCAATGGGTTCCGCTCTACGAGAGCACGCCGGACGCCGTGAAAAGCGAGATCGCGACTTTCCTTGCCGTCTTTCCGTACGGCACGGTCTGGGCGAACAACTTCAACGGCGGCGGCTATGATCTGGTCCTGCTCGCGCAGAACCAGACGACGCGCATCGATATCGCCGCGCTGGCGGCGCGCTTCGGGAATCCTCGTTATGCAGGGGTCGCGGCATCGCTCGGCGAAGTCGGCTTCGATTCGCCGATCGCGCTCTTCTCCACGTATGCTGGGGACGGGTCGACACTGAAACCCTGGCTCGAGGGCGCGGCGATCAATCGCGATCGGAACCTGCGTCTCCAGTACCTGGCAGCCGTCGGGCTCAATTCCTATCGCAGCGAGGCGATCTACACGCAGCTCGCGTCGTACCGTGTCTTTCCGGATTCGCTCTTCGTCGCTGACGACGCGTGGAAGGATCGTCTCCGCGCGGTGATGCGCTGA
- the murC gene encoding UDP-N-acetylmuramate--L-alanine ligase, producing the protein MAMNDNGLVLDDIAPHSVKRIHLVGVAGTGMGSFAGMLKAAGYTVTGSDANVYPPMSDMLSAWGIDVMTPYAAENLDRARPDLVIIGNVIRRENPEATAVRERRVPQMSFPAAFGSLILAGKHSVVVVGTHGKTTTSALVAHVLVAAGTDPSFLVGGVTLNYNGNFRCGAGPYVVVEGDEYDTAYFDKGPKFLHYRAKTAILTSIEFDHADIYRDMPHYESAFVKFADVLPADGTLAVCSSYPNAIEIARKGRADVVTYGFTGDYAANDLSFDASGAHFVIREPDGSAPRFLLPMAGRHNVENAAGVYAAARSLGLTSTQIAAGFASFRGVKRRQEPRGEPNGVLVIDDFAHHPTAVRETIHAIRLRYPDRRLWAVFEPRSNTSRRNIHQKEYAESFEGAERVSLKVPEPHDKVPANEQLSVPAIVDALRHRGMVADYSSDVGEIVSRVAHEAKRGDVVLVMSNGAFGGFIPSLLGELEKRQG; encoded by the coding sequence ATGGCCATGAATGACAACGGGCTCGTACTGGACGACATCGCGCCGCACTCCGTCAAGCGCATCCACCTCGTCGGCGTCGCCGGCACGGGGATGGGATCATTTGCAGGAATGCTCAAGGCCGCCGGCTATACAGTGACGGGAAGCGACGCAAACGTCTACCCCCCCATGAGCGACATGTTGAGCGCCTGGGGAATCGACGTGATGACGCCTTACGCGGCTGAGAATCTCGATCGTGCGCGGCCCGACCTGGTGATCATCGGCAACGTCATTAGACGCGAGAACCCGGAAGCGACGGCAGTCCGCGAGCGGCGCGTTCCACAGATGAGCTTCCCCGCGGCGTTTGGATCGCTCATTCTCGCGGGCAAGCACAGCGTAGTCGTTGTTGGCACGCACGGCAAAACGACGACGTCGGCGTTGGTGGCGCACGTGCTCGTCGCTGCAGGGACCGATCCATCCTTTCTCGTTGGCGGCGTGACACTCAACTACAACGGCAACTTTCGCTGTGGCGCGGGTCCGTACGTGGTCGTCGAGGGTGACGAGTACGACACCGCCTATTTCGACAAAGGACCGAAGTTCCTCCACTATCGCGCCAAGACGGCGATTCTCACGAGCATCGAGTTCGACCACGCCGACATCTATCGCGACATGCCGCATTACGAGTCGGCGTTCGTGAAATTCGCAGACGTTCTCCCCGCCGATGGTACGCTCGCCGTGTGCTCGAGCTACCCCAACGCGATCGAGATCGCCCGGAAGGGAAGGGCGGACGTGGTCACCTATGGATTCACCGGCGACTACGCGGCAAACGATCTGAGCTTCGACGCGTCGGGCGCGCACTTCGTGATCAGAGAGCCCGATGGCAGCGCGCCGCGCTTTCTCCTGCCGATGGCCGGGCGTCACAATGTCGAGAATGCCGCGGGCGTCTACGCCGCCGCGCGATCGCTCGGCCTAACGAGTACGCAGATCGCCGCGGGCTTCGCCTCGTTCCGCGGCGTGAAGCGGCGTCAGGAACCGCGCGGCGAGCCGAACGGCGTTCTCGTCATCGACGACTTCGCGCATCACCCAACCGCGGTGCGCGAGACGATTCATGCAATCCGTCTGCGTTATCCGGATCGCCGTCTCTGGGCGGTTTTCGAGCCGCGTTCGAATACGAGCCGCCGCAACATCCACCAAAAGGAATACGCCGAGTCATTCGAGGGTGCCGAGCGTGTGTCGCTCAAGGTGCCGGAGCCACACGACAAGGTGCCGGCGAACGAACAGCTCAGCGTGCCGGCCATCGTCGACGCGCTGCGTCATCGGGGCATGGTTGCCGACTACTCGTCCGACGTGGGTGAGATCGTGAGCCGGGTCGCGCACGAAGCGAAGCGTGGAGACGTGGTGCTCGTCATGAGCAATGGCGCATTCGGGGGATTCATTCCGTCGCTTCTGGGCGAGCTCGAGAAGCGGCAAGGCTGA